A region from the Falco peregrinus isolate bFalPer1 chromosome 19, bFalPer1.pri, whole genome shotgun sequence genome encodes:
- the LARP4 gene encoding la-related protein 4 isoform X4, protein MLLFVEVTSKGAGLNPNAKVWQEVPQGSSEAVPPTNGAEHTWQETTAAQGTHTEGNIEISEDSCKQYEVMYSPSCEATRNGTGVDEASANGIVLATEDLGYQIYEVSGEGSSAVSTEDIRECLKKQLEFCFSRENLSKDLYLMSQMDSDQFVPIWTIANMEGIKKLTTDMDLILEVLRSSPMVQVDERGEKVRPNHKRCIIILREIPETTPIEEVKALFKNENCPKVISCEFAHNNNWYVTFQSDTDAQQAFKYLREEVKTFQGKPVMARIKAINTFFAKNGYRVVDSSVYTQPVQTQAQFASPLFMQPVYSPQQYSIYSIVPQTWSPNPAPYFETPLAPFPNGGFVNGFNTPGSYKTNAASLSIGRPFHRNRVKPHFRSSNSSEHAAEGPAAVSTMPVGDGPLNRTNSRNFVMERHNSTLTGHQEQGYSQKDSPTAQMEQNGDYGIGRGRRNVFRGRRRREDDRVSRPQSSAETKTQTPKFDLLASNFPPLPGSTAKIPGEPVLESRMSDIVKGVCKEKESKDLLPSCPAPAQEEPTHSTVQQPVTSVSSPSQTEAVALSSTVQPDSKPEEVSAQKDVTSHTSPPLAVSPVSAAKPPRTNAASPSANASAAPALSTQEPRKLSYAEVCQKPPKEPPPVAVQPLREHRTNIVPPAKTEDNGTAEKAPEKAHDKGEGRMKDYSGFRGNGPPRGAAGKIREQRRQFGRRSSPQGAPRRIGKEQYVPPRSPK, encoded by the exons ATGCTGCTCTTCGTGGAG GTAACATCGAAAGGTGCTGGCTTAAACCCTAACGCCAAGGTGTGGCAAGAAGTACCCCAAGGGAGTAGTGAGGCTGTGCCACCAACAAATGGCGCAGAGCACACGTGGCAAGAAACAACGGCTGCACAAGGGACTCACACCGAGG GTAACATAGAGATTTCAGAGGATAGCTGCAAGCAGTATGAAGTGATGTATTCCCCATCCTGTGAAGCCACAAGAAATGGCACGGGAGTTGATGAAGCATCTGCAAATGGAATTGTCCTGGCAACCGAAGATCTTGGATACCAAATCTATGAAGTGTCTG GTGAAGGCAGCTCCGCTGTGTCCACAGAAGATATTAGAGAGTGTTTGAAAAAACAACTTGAATTCTGCTTCTCACG TGAGAATCTTTCCAAGGATCTCTACTTGATGTCTCAAATGGATAGTGATCAGTTTGTTCCGATATGGACAATTGCCAACATGGAAGGTATTAAGAAGCTGACAACAGATATGGACCTTATTCTGGAAGTTTTGAGAT cttCTCCTATGGTACAAGTGGatgagagaggggagaaagtAAGACCAAACCACAAACGATGTATTATCATTCTCCGTGAGATCCCTGAAACAACACCTATAGAG GAGGTTAAGGctctctttaaaaatgaaaactgcccCAAAGTGATAAGCTGTGAGTTTGCTCACAACAACAACTGGTACGTTACATTCCAGTCAGATACAGATGCGCAACAG GCGTTTAAGTACTTAAGGGAAGAAGTGAAAACCTTTCAGGGCAAGCCAGTAATG GCAAGGATAAAAGCCATCAACACCTTTTTTGCTAAGAATGGTTACCGGGTAGTGGATTCCAGTGTCTATACTCAGCCAGTTCAAACACAAGCACAGTTTGCCTCGCCACTCTTTATGCAGCCTGTATATAGTCCTCAGCAGTACTCTATTTACAGCATCGTGCCTCAGACGTGGTCTCCCAATCCTGCACCTTACTTTGAAACACCACTG GCCCCCTTTCCTAACGGTGGATTTGTGAATGGCTTTAATACACCAGGATCATATAAAACAAATGCTGCTTCTTTGAGTATAGGTCGCCCATTCCATAGAAATCG tgTGAAGCCTCACTTCCGATCATCGAACAGCTCGGAACACGCTGCGGAGGGTCCAGCTGCCGTCAGTACCATGCCCGTGGGGGATGGCCCACTGAACAGAACCAACTCAAGGAATTTTGTTATGGAGCGCCATAACAGTACGTTAACCGGGCACCAAGAGCAAGGATATTCCCAGAAGGATTCTCCGACCGCACAGATGGAGCAGAACGGCGATTACGGCATTGGCAGGGGCAG GAGGAATGTTTTCAGAGGTCGGAGGAGACGAGAAGATGACCGGGTTTCA AGACCTCAGTcttcagcagaaacaaagaCTCAGACACCAAAGTTTGACTTGCTAGCATCAAATTTCCCACCTTTAcctggcagcacagcaaaaataccGGGAGAGCCTGTGCTGGAGAGCAGGATGTCCGATATCGTTAAAGGAGTCTGCAAAGAAAAG GAAAGCAAAGatctgctgcccagctgcccagctcctgctcaggaAGAACCGACGCACAGCACCGTCCAGCAGCCGGTGACAAGTGTGAGTTCCCCGAGTCAGACCGAAGCTGTGGCATTAAG caGCACGGTTCAGCCGGACAGCAAACCAGAAGAAGTGTCGGCTCAGAAAGATGTTACAAGCCACACGTCCCCGCCGCTGGCTGTCTCTCCCGTCAGTGCTGCAAAGCCACCGAGGACAAATGCCGCTTCACCTTCGGCTAACGCCAGCGCAGCTCCTGCTTTGTCGACGCAG GAGCCACGCAAACTAAGTTACGCTGAAGTTTGCCAGAAGCCCCCAAAAGAGCCTCCTCCCGTTGCTGTTCAGCCTCTCAGGGAACATCGCACCAACATCGTTCCCCCTGCCAAAACTGAAGACAACGGTACAGCCGAGAAGGCTCCGGAGAAGGCTCATGACAAGGGTGAAGGTCGCATGAAGGATTATTCTGGGTTCCGAGGCAACGGGCCTcccaggggagctgctgggaaaatCAGGGAACAGAGGCGCCAATTTGGACGCAGATCATCGCCTCAGGGAGCACCTCGACGTATCGGCAAGGAGCAGTACGTGCCACCCCGGTCACCAAAGTAA
- the LARP4 gene encoding la-related protein 4 isoform X3 yields MLLFVEQVTSKGAGLNPNAKVWQEVPQGSSEAVPPTNGAEHTWQETTAAQGTHTEGNIEISEDSCKQYEVMYSPSCEATRNGTGVDEASANGIVLATEDLGYQIYEVSGEGSSAVSTEDIRECLKKQLEFCFSRENLSKDLYLMSQMDSDQFVPIWTIANMEGIKKLTTDMDLILEVLRSSPMVQVDERGEKVRPNHKRCIIILREIPETTPIEEVKALFKNENCPKVISCEFAHNNNWYVTFQSDTDAQQAFKYLREEVKTFQGKPVMARIKAINTFFAKNGYRVVDSSVYTQPVQTQAQFASPLFMQPVYSPQQYSIYSIVPQTWSPNPAPYFETPLAPFPNGGFVNGFNTPGSYKTNAASLSIGRPFHRNRVKPHFRSSNSSEHAAEGPAAVSTMPVGDGPLNRTNSRNFVMERHNSTLTGHQEQGYSQKDSPTAQMEQNGDYGIGRGRRNVFRGRRRREDDRVSRPQSSAETKTQTPKFDLLASNFPPLPGSTAKIPGEPVLESRMSDIVKGVCKEKESKDLLPSCPAPAQEEPTHSTVQQPVTSVSSPSQTEAVALSSTVQPDSKPEEVSAQKDVTSHTSPPLAVSPVSAAKPPRTNAASPSANASAAPALSTQEPRKLSYAEVCQKPPKEPPPVAVQPLREHRTNIVPPAKTEDNGTAEKAPEKAHDKGEGRMKDYSGFRGNGPPRGAAGKIREQRRQFGRRSSPQGAPRRIGKEQYVPPRSPK; encoded by the exons ATGCTGCTCTTCGTGGAG CAGGTAACATCGAAAGGTGCTGGCTTAAACCCTAACGCCAAGGTGTGGCAAGAAGTACCCCAAGGGAGTAGTGAGGCTGTGCCACCAACAAATGGCGCAGAGCACACGTGGCAAGAAACAACGGCTGCACAAGGGACTCACACCGAGG GTAACATAGAGATTTCAGAGGATAGCTGCAAGCAGTATGAAGTGATGTATTCCCCATCCTGTGAAGCCACAAGAAATGGCACGGGAGTTGATGAAGCATCTGCAAATGGAATTGTCCTGGCAACCGAAGATCTTGGATACCAAATCTATGAAGTGTCTG GTGAAGGCAGCTCCGCTGTGTCCACAGAAGATATTAGAGAGTGTTTGAAAAAACAACTTGAATTCTGCTTCTCACG TGAGAATCTTTCCAAGGATCTCTACTTGATGTCTCAAATGGATAGTGATCAGTTTGTTCCGATATGGACAATTGCCAACATGGAAGGTATTAAGAAGCTGACAACAGATATGGACCTTATTCTGGAAGTTTTGAGAT cttCTCCTATGGTACAAGTGGatgagagaggggagaaagtAAGACCAAACCACAAACGATGTATTATCATTCTCCGTGAGATCCCTGAAACAACACCTATAGAG GAGGTTAAGGctctctttaaaaatgaaaactgcccCAAAGTGATAAGCTGTGAGTTTGCTCACAACAACAACTGGTACGTTACATTCCAGTCAGATACAGATGCGCAACAG GCGTTTAAGTACTTAAGGGAAGAAGTGAAAACCTTTCAGGGCAAGCCAGTAATG GCAAGGATAAAAGCCATCAACACCTTTTTTGCTAAGAATGGTTACCGGGTAGTGGATTCCAGTGTCTATACTCAGCCAGTTCAAACACAAGCACAGTTTGCCTCGCCACTCTTTATGCAGCCTGTATATAGTCCTCAGCAGTACTCTATTTACAGCATCGTGCCTCAGACGTGGTCTCCCAATCCTGCACCTTACTTTGAAACACCACTG GCCCCCTTTCCTAACGGTGGATTTGTGAATGGCTTTAATACACCAGGATCATATAAAACAAATGCTGCTTCTTTGAGTATAGGTCGCCCATTCCATAGAAATCG tgTGAAGCCTCACTTCCGATCATCGAACAGCTCGGAACACGCTGCGGAGGGTCCAGCTGCCGTCAGTACCATGCCCGTGGGGGATGGCCCACTGAACAGAACCAACTCAAGGAATTTTGTTATGGAGCGCCATAACAGTACGTTAACCGGGCACCAAGAGCAAGGATATTCCCAGAAGGATTCTCCGACCGCACAGATGGAGCAGAACGGCGATTACGGCATTGGCAGGGGCAG GAGGAATGTTTTCAGAGGTCGGAGGAGACGAGAAGATGACCGGGTTTCA AGACCTCAGTcttcagcagaaacaaagaCTCAGACACCAAAGTTTGACTTGCTAGCATCAAATTTCCCACCTTTAcctggcagcacagcaaaaataccGGGAGAGCCTGTGCTGGAGAGCAGGATGTCCGATATCGTTAAAGGAGTCTGCAAAGAAAAG GAAAGCAAAGatctgctgcccagctgcccagctcctgctcaggaAGAACCGACGCACAGCACCGTCCAGCAGCCGGTGACAAGTGTGAGTTCCCCGAGTCAGACCGAAGCTGTGGCATTAAG caGCACGGTTCAGCCGGACAGCAAACCAGAAGAAGTGTCGGCTCAGAAAGATGTTACAAGCCACACGTCCCCGCCGCTGGCTGTCTCTCCCGTCAGTGCTGCAAAGCCACCGAGGACAAATGCCGCTTCACCTTCGGCTAACGCCAGCGCAGCTCCTGCTTTGTCGACGCAG GAGCCACGCAAACTAAGTTACGCTGAAGTTTGCCAGAAGCCCCCAAAAGAGCCTCCTCCCGTTGCTGTTCAGCCTCTCAGGGAACATCGCACCAACATCGTTCCCCCTGCCAAAACTGAAGACAACGGTACAGCCGAGAAGGCTCCGGAGAAGGCTCATGACAAGGGTGAAGGTCGCATGAAGGATTATTCTGGGTTCCGAGGCAACGGGCCTcccaggggagctgctgggaaaatCAGGGAACAGAGGCGCCAATTTGGACGCAGATCATCGCCTCAGGGAGCACCTCGACGTATCGGCAAGGAGCAGTACGTGCCACCCCGGTCACCAAAGTAA
- the LARP4 gene encoding la-related protein 4 isoform X2, producing MLSDVNKERLKATLLMEQVTSKGAGLNPNAKVWQEVPQGSSEAVPPTNGAEHTWQETTAAQGTHTEGNIEISEDSCKQYEVMYSPSCEATRNGTGVDEASANGIVLATEDLGYQIYEVSGEGSSAVSTEDIRECLKKQLEFCFSRENLSKDLYLMSQMDSDQFVPIWTIANMEGIKKLTTDMDLILEVLRSSPMVQVDERGEKVRPNHKRCIIILREIPETTPIEEVKALFKNENCPKVISCEFAHNNNWYVTFQSDTDAQQAFKYLREEVKTFQGKPVMARIKAINTFFAKNGYRVVDSSVYTQPVQTQAQFASPLFMQPVYSPQQYSIYSIVPQTWSPNPAPYFETPLAPFPNGGFVNGFNTPGSYKTNAASLSIGRPFHRNRVKPHFRSSNSSEHAAEGPAAVSTMPVGDGPLNRTNSRNFVMERHNSTLTGHQEQGYSQKDSPTAQMEQNGDYGIGRGRRNVFRGRRRREDDRVSRPQSSAETKTQTPKFDLLASNFPPLPGSTAKIPGEPVLESRMSDIVKGVCKEKESKDLLPSCPAPAQEEPTHSTVQQPVTSVSSPSQTEAVALSTVQPDSKPEEVSAQKDVTSHTSPPLAVSPVSAAKPPRTNAASPSANASAAPALSTQEPRKLSYAEVCQKPPKEPPPVAVQPLREHRTNIVPPAKTEDNGTAEKAPEKAHDKGEGRMKDYSGFRGNGPPRGAAGKIREQRRQFGRRSSPQGAPRRIGKEQYVPPRSPK from the exons ATGTTGTCGGATGTCAATAAAGAGAGGTTGAAGGCAACACTTCTAATGGAG CAGGTAACATCGAAAGGTGCTGGCTTAAACCCTAACGCCAAGGTGTGGCAAGAAGTACCCCAAGGGAGTAGTGAGGCTGTGCCACCAACAAATGGCGCAGAGCACACGTGGCAAGAAACAACGGCTGCACAAGGGACTCACACCGAGG GTAACATAGAGATTTCAGAGGATAGCTGCAAGCAGTATGAAGTGATGTATTCCCCATCCTGTGAAGCCACAAGAAATGGCACGGGAGTTGATGAAGCATCTGCAAATGGAATTGTCCTGGCAACCGAAGATCTTGGATACCAAATCTATGAAGTGTCTG GTGAAGGCAGCTCCGCTGTGTCCACAGAAGATATTAGAGAGTGTTTGAAAAAACAACTTGAATTCTGCTTCTCACG TGAGAATCTTTCCAAGGATCTCTACTTGATGTCTCAAATGGATAGTGATCAGTTTGTTCCGATATGGACAATTGCCAACATGGAAGGTATTAAGAAGCTGACAACAGATATGGACCTTATTCTGGAAGTTTTGAGAT cttCTCCTATGGTACAAGTGGatgagagaggggagaaagtAAGACCAAACCACAAACGATGTATTATCATTCTCCGTGAGATCCCTGAAACAACACCTATAGAG GAGGTTAAGGctctctttaaaaatgaaaactgcccCAAAGTGATAAGCTGTGAGTTTGCTCACAACAACAACTGGTACGTTACATTCCAGTCAGATACAGATGCGCAACAG GCGTTTAAGTACTTAAGGGAAGAAGTGAAAACCTTTCAGGGCAAGCCAGTAATG GCAAGGATAAAAGCCATCAACACCTTTTTTGCTAAGAATGGTTACCGGGTAGTGGATTCCAGTGTCTATACTCAGCCAGTTCAAACACAAGCACAGTTTGCCTCGCCACTCTTTATGCAGCCTGTATATAGTCCTCAGCAGTACTCTATTTACAGCATCGTGCCTCAGACGTGGTCTCCCAATCCTGCACCTTACTTTGAAACACCACTG GCCCCCTTTCCTAACGGTGGATTTGTGAATGGCTTTAATACACCAGGATCATATAAAACAAATGCTGCTTCTTTGAGTATAGGTCGCCCATTCCATAGAAATCG tgTGAAGCCTCACTTCCGATCATCGAACAGCTCGGAACACGCTGCGGAGGGTCCAGCTGCCGTCAGTACCATGCCCGTGGGGGATGGCCCACTGAACAGAACCAACTCAAGGAATTTTGTTATGGAGCGCCATAACAGTACGTTAACCGGGCACCAAGAGCAAGGATATTCCCAGAAGGATTCTCCGACCGCACAGATGGAGCAGAACGGCGATTACGGCATTGGCAGGGGCAG GAGGAATGTTTTCAGAGGTCGGAGGAGACGAGAAGATGACCGGGTTTCA AGACCTCAGTcttcagcagaaacaaagaCTCAGACACCAAAGTTTGACTTGCTAGCATCAAATTTCCCACCTTTAcctggcagcacagcaaaaataccGGGAGAGCCTGTGCTGGAGAGCAGGATGTCCGATATCGTTAAAGGAGTCTGCAAAGAAAAG GAAAGCAAAGatctgctgcccagctgcccagctcctgctcaggaAGAACCGACGCACAGCACCGTCCAGCAGCCGGTGACAAGTGTGAGTTCCCCGAGTCAGACCGAAGCTGTGGCATTAAG CACGGTTCAGCCGGACAGCAAACCAGAAGAAGTGTCGGCTCAGAAAGATGTTACAAGCCACACGTCCCCGCCGCTGGCTGTCTCTCCCGTCAGTGCTGCAAAGCCACCGAGGACAAATGCCGCTTCACCTTCGGCTAACGCCAGCGCAGCTCCTGCTTTGTCGACGCAG GAGCCACGCAAACTAAGTTACGCTGAAGTTTGCCAGAAGCCCCCAAAAGAGCCTCCTCCCGTTGCTGTTCAGCCTCTCAGGGAACATCGCACCAACATCGTTCCCCCTGCCAAAACTGAAGACAACGGTACAGCCGAGAAGGCTCCGGAGAAGGCTCATGACAAGGGTGAAGGTCGCATGAAGGATTATTCTGGGTTCCGAGGCAACGGGCCTcccaggggagctgctgggaaaatCAGGGAACAGAGGCGCCAATTTGGACGCAGATCATCGCCTCAGGGAGCACCTCGACGTATCGGCAAGGAGCAGTACGTGCCACCCCGGTCACCAAAGTAA
- the LARP4 gene encoding la-related protein 4 isoform X1 — protein sequence MLSDVNKERLKATLLMEQVTSKGAGLNPNAKVWQEVPQGSSEAVPPTNGAEHTWQETTAAQGTHTEGNIEISEDSCKQYEVMYSPSCEATRNGTGVDEASANGIVLATEDLGYQIYEVSGEGSSAVSTEDIRECLKKQLEFCFSRENLSKDLYLMSQMDSDQFVPIWTIANMEGIKKLTTDMDLILEVLRSSPMVQVDERGEKVRPNHKRCIIILREIPETTPIEEVKALFKNENCPKVISCEFAHNNNWYVTFQSDTDAQQAFKYLREEVKTFQGKPVMARIKAINTFFAKNGYRVVDSSVYTQPVQTQAQFASPLFMQPVYSPQQYSIYSIVPQTWSPNPAPYFETPLAPFPNGGFVNGFNTPGSYKTNAASLSIGRPFHRNRVKPHFRSSNSSEHAAEGPAAVSTMPVGDGPLNRTNSRNFVMERHNSTLTGHQEQGYSQKDSPTAQMEQNGDYGIGRGRRNVFRGRRRREDDRVSRPQSSAETKTQTPKFDLLASNFPPLPGSTAKIPGEPVLESRMSDIVKGVCKEKESKDLLPSCPAPAQEEPTHSTVQQPVTSVSSPSQTEAVALSSTVQPDSKPEEVSAQKDVTSHTSPPLAVSPVSAAKPPRTNAASPSANASAAPALSTQEPRKLSYAEVCQKPPKEPPPVAVQPLREHRTNIVPPAKTEDNGTAEKAPEKAHDKGEGRMKDYSGFRGNGPPRGAAGKIREQRRQFGRRSSPQGAPRRIGKEQYVPPRSPK from the exons ATGTTGTCGGATGTCAATAAAGAGAGGTTGAAGGCAACACTTCTAATGGAG CAGGTAACATCGAAAGGTGCTGGCTTAAACCCTAACGCCAAGGTGTGGCAAGAAGTACCCCAAGGGAGTAGTGAGGCTGTGCCACCAACAAATGGCGCAGAGCACACGTGGCAAGAAACAACGGCTGCACAAGGGACTCACACCGAGG GTAACATAGAGATTTCAGAGGATAGCTGCAAGCAGTATGAAGTGATGTATTCCCCATCCTGTGAAGCCACAAGAAATGGCACGGGAGTTGATGAAGCATCTGCAAATGGAATTGTCCTGGCAACCGAAGATCTTGGATACCAAATCTATGAAGTGTCTG GTGAAGGCAGCTCCGCTGTGTCCACAGAAGATATTAGAGAGTGTTTGAAAAAACAACTTGAATTCTGCTTCTCACG TGAGAATCTTTCCAAGGATCTCTACTTGATGTCTCAAATGGATAGTGATCAGTTTGTTCCGATATGGACAATTGCCAACATGGAAGGTATTAAGAAGCTGACAACAGATATGGACCTTATTCTGGAAGTTTTGAGAT cttCTCCTATGGTACAAGTGGatgagagaggggagaaagtAAGACCAAACCACAAACGATGTATTATCATTCTCCGTGAGATCCCTGAAACAACACCTATAGAG GAGGTTAAGGctctctttaaaaatgaaaactgcccCAAAGTGATAAGCTGTGAGTTTGCTCACAACAACAACTGGTACGTTACATTCCAGTCAGATACAGATGCGCAACAG GCGTTTAAGTACTTAAGGGAAGAAGTGAAAACCTTTCAGGGCAAGCCAGTAATG GCAAGGATAAAAGCCATCAACACCTTTTTTGCTAAGAATGGTTACCGGGTAGTGGATTCCAGTGTCTATACTCAGCCAGTTCAAACACAAGCACAGTTTGCCTCGCCACTCTTTATGCAGCCTGTATATAGTCCTCAGCAGTACTCTATTTACAGCATCGTGCCTCAGACGTGGTCTCCCAATCCTGCACCTTACTTTGAAACACCACTG GCCCCCTTTCCTAACGGTGGATTTGTGAATGGCTTTAATACACCAGGATCATATAAAACAAATGCTGCTTCTTTGAGTATAGGTCGCCCATTCCATAGAAATCG tgTGAAGCCTCACTTCCGATCATCGAACAGCTCGGAACACGCTGCGGAGGGTCCAGCTGCCGTCAGTACCATGCCCGTGGGGGATGGCCCACTGAACAGAACCAACTCAAGGAATTTTGTTATGGAGCGCCATAACAGTACGTTAACCGGGCACCAAGAGCAAGGATATTCCCAGAAGGATTCTCCGACCGCACAGATGGAGCAGAACGGCGATTACGGCATTGGCAGGGGCAG GAGGAATGTTTTCAGAGGTCGGAGGAGACGAGAAGATGACCGGGTTTCA AGACCTCAGTcttcagcagaaacaaagaCTCAGACACCAAAGTTTGACTTGCTAGCATCAAATTTCCCACCTTTAcctggcagcacagcaaaaataccGGGAGAGCCTGTGCTGGAGAGCAGGATGTCCGATATCGTTAAAGGAGTCTGCAAAGAAAAG GAAAGCAAAGatctgctgcccagctgcccagctcctgctcaggaAGAACCGACGCACAGCACCGTCCAGCAGCCGGTGACAAGTGTGAGTTCCCCGAGTCAGACCGAAGCTGTGGCATTAAG caGCACGGTTCAGCCGGACAGCAAACCAGAAGAAGTGTCGGCTCAGAAAGATGTTACAAGCCACACGTCCCCGCCGCTGGCTGTCTCTCCCGTCAGTGCTGCAAAGCCACCGAGGACAAATGCCGCTTCACCTTCGGCTAACGCCAGCGCAGCTCCTGCTTTGTCGACGCAG GAGCCACGCAAACTAAGTTACGCTGAAGTTTGCCAGAAGCCCCCAAAAGAGCCTCCTCCCGTTGCTGTTCAGCCTCTCAGGGAACATCGCACCAACATCGTTCCCCCTGCCAAAACTGAAGACAACGGTACAGCCGAGAAGGCTCCGGAGAAGGCTCATGACAAGGGTGAAGGTCGCATGAAGGATTATTCTGGGTTCCGAGGCAACGGGCCTcccaggggagctgctgggaaaatCAGGGAACAGAGGCGCCAATTTGGACGCAGATCATCGCCTCAGGGAGCACCTCGACGTATCGGCAAGGAGCAGTACGTGCCACCCCGGTCACCAAAGTAA
- the LARP4 gene encoding la-related protein 4 isoform X5 codes for MYSPSCEATRNGTGVDEASANGIVLATEDLGYQIYEVSGEGSSAVSTEDIRECLKKQLEFCFSRENLSKDLYLMSQMDSDQFVPIWTIANMEGIKKLTTDMDLILEVLRSSPMVQVDERGEKVRPNHKRCIIILREIPETTPIEEVKALFKNENCPKVISCEFAHNNNWYVTFQSDTDAQQAFKYLREEVKTFQGKPVMARIKAINTFFAKNGYRVVDSSVYTQPVQTQAQFASPLFMQPVYSPQQYSIYSIVPQTWSPNPAPYFETPLAPFPNGGFVNGFNTPGSYKTNAASLSIGRPFHRNRVKPHFRSSNSSEHAAEGPAAVSTMPVGDGPLNRTNSRNFVMERHNSTLTGHQEQGYSQKDSPTAQMEQNGDYGIGRGRRNVFRGRRRREDDRVSRPQSSAETKTQTPKFDLLASNFPPLPGSTAKIPGEPVLESRMSDIVKGVCKEKESKDLLPSCPAPAQEEPTHSTVQQPVTSVSSPSQTEAVALSSTVQPDSKPEEVSAQKDVTSHTSPPLAVSPVSAAKPPRTNAASPSANASAAPALSTQEPRKLSYAEVCQKPPKEPPPVAVQPLREHRTNIVPPAKTEDNGTAEKAPEKAHDKGEGRMKDYSGFRGNGPPRGAAGKIREQRRQFGRRSSPQGAPRRIGKEQYVPPRSPK; via the exons ATGTATTCCCCATCCTGTGAAGCCACAAGAAATGGCACGGGAGTTGATGAAGCATCTGCAAATGGAATTGTCCTGGCAACCGAAGATCTTGGATACCAAATCTATGAAGTGTCTG GTGAAGGCAGCTCCGCTGTGTCCACAGAAGATATTAGAGAGTGTTTGAAAAAACAACTTGAATTCTGCTTCTCACG TGAGAATCTTTCCAAGGATCTCTACTTGATGTCTCAAATGGATAGTGATCAGTTTGTTCCGATATGGACAATTGCCAACATGGAAGGTATTAAGAAGCTGACAACAGATATGGACCTTATTCTGGAAGTTTTGAGAT cttCTCCTATGGTACAAGTGGatgagagaggggagaaagtAAGACCAAACCACAAACGATGTATTATCATTCTCCGTGAGATCCCTGAAACAACACCTATAGAG GAGGTTAAGGctctctttaaaaatgaaaactgcccCAAAGTGATAAGCTGTGAGTTTGCTCACAACAACAACTGGTACGTTACATTCCAGTCAGATACAGATGCGCAACAG GCGTTTAAGTACTTAAGGGAAGAAGTGAAAACCTTTCAGGGCAAGCCAGTAATG GCAAGGATAAAAGCCATCAACACCTTTTTTGCTAAGAATGGTTACCGGGTAGTGGATTCCAGTGTCTATACTCAGCCAGTTCAAACACAAGCACAGTTTGCCTCGCCACTCTTTATGCAGCCTGTATATAGTCCTCAGCAGTACTCTATTTACAGCATCGTGCCTCAGACGTGGTCTCCCAATCCTGCACCTTACTTTGAAACACCACTG GCCCCCTTTCCTAACGGTGGATTTGTGAATGGCTTTAATACACCAGGATCATATAAAACAAATGCTGCTTCTTTGAGTATAGGTCGCCCATTCCATAGAAATCG tgTGAAGCCTCACTTCCGATCATCGAACAGCTCGGAACACGCTGCGGAGGGTCCAGCTGCCGTCAGTACCATGCCCGTGGGGGATGGCCCACTGAACAGAACCAACTCAAGGAATTTTGTTATGGAGCGCCATAACAGTACGTTAACCGGGCACCAAGAGCAAGGATATTCCCAGAAGGATTCTCCGACCGCACAGATGGAGCAGAACGGCGATTACGGCATTGGCAGGGGCAG GAGGAATGTTTTCAGAGGTCGGAGGAGACGAGAAGATGACCGGGTTTCA AGACCTCAGTcttcagcagaaacaaagaCTCAGACACCAAAGTTTGACTTGCTAGCATCAAATTTCCCACCTTTAcctggcagcacagcaaaaataccGGGAGAGCCTGTGCTGGAGAGCAGGATGTCCGATATCGTTAAAGGAGTCTGCAAAGAAAAG GAAAGCAAAGatctgctgcccagctgcccagctcctgctcaggaAGAACCGACGCACAGCACCGTCCAGCAGCCGGTGACAAGTGTGAGTTCCCCGAGTCAGACCGAAGCTGTGGCATTAAG caGCACGGTTCAGCCGGACAGCAAACCAGAAGAAGTGTCGGCTCAGAAAGATGTTACAAGCCACACGTCCCCGCCGCTGGCTGTCTCTCCCGTCAGTGCTGCAAAGCCACCGAGGACAAATGCCGCTTCACCTTCGGCTAACGCCAGCGCAGCTCCTGCTTTGTCGACGCAG GAGCCACGCAAACTAAGTTACGCTGAAGTTTGCCAGAAGCCCCCAAAAGAGCCTCCTCCCGTTGCTGTTCAGCCTCTCAGGGAACATCGCACCAACATCGTTCCCCCTGCCAAAACTGAAGACAACGGTACAGCCGAGAAGGCTCCGGAGAAGGCTCATGACAAGGGTGAAGGTCGCATGAAGGATTATTCTGGGTTCCGAGGCAACGGGCCTcccaggggagctgctgggaaaatCAGGGAACAGAGGCGCCAATTTGGACGCAGATCATCGCCTCAGGGAGCACCTCGACGTATCGGCAAGGAGCAGTACGTGCCACCCCGGTCACCAAAGTAA